The nucleotide sequence GTCCCAATACTAAAGAACGATACTTCCTCTGCGAGCAAATCAGCTATAGCTACTGCTGCAGGCACTTCTATCATGACCCCAACAGGAAGATCTGCGCGATAAGGCACACCTTGCTCATCGAGTTCCTTCCGAGCCACAGCAAGCACTTCGTTCGCTTCACGATATTCCTCTATGGATGTAATGAGTGGATACATGACTTGTATATCCCCATATGCTGACGCCCTTAGAATGGCACGTAACTGAATTTTAAACAAATCTTTACGCGCCAAGCTAAACCGAATCGCCCGAAAACCTAAGAAAGGATTGTCTTCCTCACGCATCTCATTATAATCCAGATGCTTGTCCCCTCCGATATCGAGCGTCCTTATAATTAGCGCTTTTCCGTTCAACTTTTCAACAACCGAGCGATATACTGCGAGCTGTTCCTCTTCAGTAGGGAAATAGTCTCGATCCATATATAGAAACTCTGTGCGGAACAGTCCGACTCCATCAGCGCCATTAAGCAGTGCAGCATGAAGCTCCTTCACCGAGCTTATGTTCGCTGCTAGTGTTAGTCCGACTCCATCAGGTGTCAGCGCTGGAAGTTGCGCTATGGACTGAAGCTGCTCGCGAGCCGCATGCTGCTGTCGGCGAATGACTGTATACCGAGAAACAGTGTCTGGCTTTGGATCAATATGTAATAGCCCTACCCCACCGTCAACGATCAGCAGATCGCCTGTCTCAATCGCCACGCTTAGTTTCCCTTCAACACCCATAACCATCGGAATCCCGAAAGCACGCGCCATAATGGCCGCATGTGACGATGGACTGCCTACCATTGTAACTATACCAAGGACGAGCTCCGGTTTCAGATGAACGAGCTGAGAAGGTGACAATTCGCGTACAACGAGAACGAATGGCTGCGTATCTTCCGGTAATGCGATTTCAGGTGCTCCAAGCAAATGCTTGAGTAGACGATTACCGACATCCTTGATGTCGACAGCTCGTTCCTTCATGTATTCATCATCAAGTAGATCGAACATCGTCACGAAATGATCGATCGCTTCTTTGACTGCAACTTCTGCTACCTTGTATTGACGTTGAATAATCCCTTGAATTTCATTCATGAACACAGGGTCTTCTAAAATCGCAATATGTGCATCAAAGATGCTGGATTCCTCAGAGCCCACAACTTCATCCAGCTCTGTCTTCATCTGCGCGATTTCCGTCTTCGACATGCGCACACCTTCGTATAAGCGATCAAATTCTTTGGCGAGATCAGTCACATCCAGTCTCTGATCCGGAAGCTCCCACTCCCAATGAGGCAGGACGAAAGCTTTGCCGATTGCGATCCCATCCGATGCTCCCAATGCTTGAATCATTTGCCCGCCCCCTTTTTCTCTATCTCTTGTACGACCACTGACATGACAGCGGCCTGACCCTTTTTCACTGTTTTATAGGGTGCGAATCTCCACGACTTTACAATGTCCGAATTCGTAATGACCATCGGAGTCGCCAAAGATTTCGCATGCTTCTTTAATGTTGGAAGATGGAATTTGAGCAACAGTTGACCGGGTAGCACATCATCGCCGATCTTTACTTTCGCGGTGAAGCCTTTACCACCCATTGAGGAAGTATTAATCCCCACGTGGAGTAGTACCTCAAGCCCATCGTCAGTAATAAGTCCGATCGCATGGAGTGATGGATGAATATGAACGATCTTTCCTTTAATCGGTGCAACGAGTTCACCACGTTCTGGGATGAACGCAACCCCTCTTCCAACGAGACGTTTAGCGAAGATCGGATCATCGACTTCGTCAAGTGGAATCATTCTTCCTTGAACAGGTGAATGGAATTGAACCTGCTGAACATCGGTCTGCATGAGCTTTTGAATCTCGTCTTTAATTAACTCAGAATAAGTACCAAACACAACCTGTACATGCCCGCTACCTAATCGAATGATACCCGCTGCCCCTAAGTGGCGAAGAGACTGTGAATCAACCTTGCGATCATCCTCTAAAGTTAACCTTAACCTTGTAATGCACGATTCCAGTCTACCAATGTTAGATTTTCCTCCGAGCGCCTGCAATATTAGTGGGGCACGGAACGGAATATCCCCCCCCCAATCGTCGAATCGCATCGCGTCTTCACGGCCAGGCGTCGATAGTTGAAACCGTCTAATACTCCAACGAAACACAATATAATATAAAATACCGACAACAAGCCCGATCGGCAACAATAACCAACCTTTCGTTGCGAGCGGCATATTCACTATAAACTCAATTGCTCCCGCAGAAAAGCTAAATCCGTGAAGAATGCCCAGCTCATACACTAGCCACATAATGCCACCAGAGACGAGGGCATGAATGATGAATAAGTAGGGTGCAACGAATAGGAAGGCAAACTCCACAGGCTCTGTAATGCCGGTTAGAAACGAGCTCAACGCCGCAACGCGAAACTGTTTACTTGTTTTTGGCTTAAGGTCTTCACGCGCTTCATGAATGATTGCGAACGCAATGGCAGGCAAAGCGAACATCATCGTGGGGTATAACCCTGCCATAAATACGCCAGCCGTAGGGTCGCCTACAAAGAAACGCGGGAGATCACCGAATACGACTGAACCATCAGCTGTTTCATATTGGCCTACTTGAAACCAGAACAGATGATTGAGGAGATGGTGCAAGCCGAACGCAACTAAGATGCGATGAAGAAAGCCGTAAAGGAACACACCAAACCCACCTGCAGAATAGACGATCGTTCCCGCTGAGTCCGCCCATCCTCTAATTCCTTCCCCTATCCCAATCATCAGCACAGCGAACAAGAGAGCAAACGCGCACATAAATAAAGGAACGAACCGCGATCCGCCAAAAAACTGCAAATATTCAGGTAGCTTTAACGATTTGAATCGATCCTGTGCCCAGCCAGATGCAATCCCAATAACCGCGCCTGCAAACATTGAAGGCTGAACCCCTGCAGGATCGTAAGCTACGGTTACACTATGAAAGATTAGCATAGCTACTAATGCCGCCATCCCCGCAGAAGCGGTTTGACCTGAAAGACCTAATGCAATTCCTGTTGCAAAGATGAAGGGAACATATTCGAACAGCGCCATACCTGACGTATGGAGCATCTCTGGCACTTGAGTCCACCCTAGTGAATCCCAAGGCAGTCGTGCAAGCATGAGAATAATTGCGGCTGCGGGCAACACTGTCATTGGCAGCATCATAGCTCGCCCTAACCGTTGGAGATAACCAACGCCGAACATGATCTCGGTTTCCTCCATTCCTTGCTGAAAATAAGATATCAAATGAACAAAAAATAAAGAGATACGCCCCTTTATTTTTTGTTCACTGCTTTATAGTTTACCGTGAGGGAGTAGGATAGAATCCTCCACCTTAATACAGCGGTCCATAATGACCCGCAGATTACCCGCTTCTGCAATCGCAGCAGCCTCTTCATTCGCAATGCCAAGTTGGAGCCACAACACTTTTGCCCCTACTTCTACCGCTTCTTGAGCGATCGGAGGCGTGTGCTCTGGACGACGGAACACATTCACAATATCGATCGCATCAGGAACATCCTTAAGAGATGGATAACAGACTTCGCCTAGGATCGAGGTCGCCTTCGGGTTGACCGGTATAATACGATAGCCTTTGCTTTGCATCGCCTCTGAAACCATATACGATACTTTTGAAGGATCATCAGATAGACCGACAACTGCAATATTGTGCGATTGATTTAAAATCTCTTTAATTTGCTCACGAGACGGATTTTCAAATGACATAACTATACCCCTCCCAAACCGATATTTAGTTTACCCATTCGACTTGTGCGCCAAGTGCTTTCAGATGGTCAAAATATTGTGGGTACGATTTCGCAACGTGATGTGCATCTTTGATCCGAATCGGTTGCTTCGCGCGTAAACCAACGATGGATAGCGCCATGATGACCCGATGATCGATATGCGCATCAATCTCGACACCGCCCTCGACACCTTCAGGACGACCGTGAACGATAATTTCATCCTGCTTTTCCTCAACACGAGCTCCCGCTTTGCGAAGCTCTGTTAAGTAATCGGTAATCCGGTCGCATTCTTTGTAGCGCAAGTTCTCGACGTTGTAAAATCTT is from Candidatus Cohnella colombiensis and encodes:
- the ptsP gene encoding phosphoenolpyruvate--protein phosphotransferase encodes the protein MIQALGASDGIAIGKAFVLPHWEWELPDQRLDVTDLAKEFDRLYEGVRMSKTEIAQMKTELDEVVGSEESSIFDAHIAILEDPVFMNEIQGIIQRQYKVAEVAVKEAIDHFVTMFDLLDDEYMKERAVDIKDVGNRLLKHLLGAPEIALPEDTQPFVLVVRELSPSQLVHLKPELVLGIVTMVGSPSSHAAIMARAFGIPMVMGVEGKLSVAIETGDLLIVDGGVGLLHIDPKPDTVSRYTVIRRQQHAAREQLQSIAQLPALTPDGVGLTLAANISSVKELHAALLNGADGVGLFRTEFLYMDRDYFPTEEEQLAVYRSVVEKLNGKALIIRTLDIGGDKHLDYNEMREEDNPFLGFRAIRFSLARKDLFKIQLRAILRASAYGDIQVMYPLITSIEEYREANEVLAVARKELDEQGVPYRADLPVGVMIEVPAAVAIADLLAEEVSFFSIGTNDLIQFTLAVDRMNEQISHLYEPYHPAVLRMLRTVVNAARKQGIPVNICGELAGDIRALPIWLGLGIDELSLSAQAILPIKENMLRTKASDSRLLLEELFSCRTTADIRSKVEQFYAERVLLRKFPAK
- a CDS encoding glucose PTS transporter subunit IIA, producing MFGVGYLQRLGRAMMLPMTVLPAAAIILMLARLPWDSLGWTQVPEMLHTSGMALFEYVPFIFATGIALGLSGQTASAGMAALVAMLIFHSVTVAYDPAGVQPSMFAGAVIGIASGWAQDRFKSLKLPEYLQFFGGSRFVPLFMCAFALLFAVLMIGIGEGIRGWADSAGTIVYSAGGFGVFLYGFLHRILVAFGLHHLLNHLFWFQVGQYETADGSVVFGDLPRFFVGDPTAGVFMAGLYPTMMFALPAIAFAIIHEAREDLKPKTSKQFRVAALSSFLTGITEPVEFAFLFVAPYLFIIHALVSGGIMWLVYELGILHGFSFSAGAIEFIVNMPLATKGWLLLPIGLVVGILYYIVFRWSIRRFQLSTPGREDAMRFDDWGGDIPFRAPLILQALGGKSNIGRLESCITRLRLTLEDDRKVDSQSLRHLGAAGIIRLGSGHVQVVFGTYSELIKDEIQKLMQTDVQQVQFHSPVQGRMIPLDEVDDPIFAKRLVGRGVAFIPERGELVAPIKGKIVHIHPSLHAIGLITDDGLEVLLHVGINTSSMGGKGFTAKVKIGDDVLPGQLLLKFHLPTLKKHAKSLATPMVITNSDIVKSWRFAPYKTVKKGQAAVMSVVVQEIEKKGAGK
- a CDS encoding CoA-binding protein, with the protein product MSFENPSREQIKEILNQSHNIAVVGLSDDPSKVSYMVSEAMQSKGYRIIPVNPKATSILGEVCYPSLKDVPDAIDIVNVFRRPEHTPPIAQEAVEVGAKVLWLQLGIANEEAAAIAEAGNLRVIMDRCIKVEDSILLPHGKL